The DNA window CTGACACTTCCTCTACAAGCCCACCATGccatggagaagatggaggagttTGTCTATAAGGTATAGCCTAGAGCCAGAAAGGGGGACTGGGAAGGTGGGCCCAGGTTTGTCTGGAATATTTCTAATCCACAAACCTACCTGGGGTTGAAGAGCTTTTgtttgatgacctgagttcaatccattGAGCCtcgtggttaaaaaaaaaaaaaagtaattcccacaagttgtctcaGGAGCTTCACATGCGCACTGTTGCACATGTAtgcccacacatatacatacaaaataagtagacacaattttttaaataaagaagaaagaattccTGCTTTATGAAGATGTTGTATTAACACAGTGAGAGCTTCGGGTGTAAACGGAGGAGCAGGAGACAAAAAGGCTCTCTAGGAAAACAACAGTGGAAGGGTTTGTGTTTGTGAAAACATTtctaatttctttgttttctttcattatattAGTTTTGAAAATTCAAGGAATATAAAGGAGGTTCACCATAAGTAGTCAAACTCTCAGTCAGTACTCTTGTTAGTCCCATCTTCCTGTCTTCGGTATCTCTGAGTCCAGGCCTACCTTCCTGTGACTCGGGACCATCTGACCCTTAGTGACAGCCTTTCTGCACAGGTTCTTCTTCAGTGCAGTGGTCTCTGGAACCCTGCTTTTCACTGTGGCCCATCTAAAGGCATTATGTGTATTGTAGGTCTGGGAGGGCCGTTGGAGGGTCATCCCATATGATGTGCTTCCTGACTGGCTGAAAGACAATGACTACCTGCTACACGGCCACAGACCACCTATGCCCTCCTTTCGGGCTTGCTTCAAGAGCATCTTTCGAATCCACACAGAAACTGGCAACATCTGGACGCATTTGCTTGGTGAGTGATTTGcatgaaggaaaaatacaatttttagTAACTAGTGCTGTACCACCAAGTAACATTCTCAGCAAGAATTTTAGTCCTGGGTTGGCAGTGGTAATGCACACCTTAAACTCTAGCacttggatctctgagttcaaggccaacatggttTACATAGGAATTTCAGGTCCAccatagaaacaaacaacaaaaaaggaattcCAGTCTTACCAAGTAACTTATACCATTTGTCCACAGGGAGAGAATAAAATTTCTCTGAATAGTTGATAATAGTAATTTTGCCTTTAAGTTACCATTGGCCTTACCTGACATTTGATCACTGATCTGTATAACAGGGGAGAAGGCCTGATACTGAAGGCTGTAGGAGTACTCTGCTTTTTGGATTCCTGGTAAAACATCCCTACGGTGGGAAGTCCTATTTCCTGCCACTATAAGAACAAAATGCCAACATCTCACAGAATGCTTTTTTTGTGGCCTGAGAGTGGATGTTGACTGTTTGCCTAGCTTCAAGAacccctgggtttgattcttcaGTGTTGACACTGagtaaactgggcatggtggcacatgtctacaatcccagtacttaggaggtggagacagtaCACAGGGAGCTGGAAGCCAGCCAGGGTTATGtttgaccctgtctcaaaaataaaaacactggggttggagagatggcttagtgatcaagagcactggttgttcttctagaggatctaggtttaattcccaacatgcacatggtagctcacaactgtctgtaactccagttccagggcacttgacattctcacacagataaacatacagacaaaccactgatgcacataaaataagataaaatcaaAATGTTTTTGTCTTGGTTTGTTCTCTTGCTGATGACGTATATTCCACTTTTCCTCAtggttgtttttcctttttcccttgtgCAGGTTTTGTGCTGTTTCTCTTTTTGGGAATCTTGACCATGCTCAGACCAAATATGTACTTCATGGCTCCCCTACAGGAGAAGGTGGTGTTTGGGATGTTCTTTCTGGGCGCAGTGCTCTGCCTTAGCTTCTCCTGGCTCTTCCATACCGTCTATTGTCATTCAGAGAAAGTTTCTCGGACTTTTTCCAAGTAAGTTGAGAGACCAGCAGGATCAAAGACCATGCGCATTGTTGTCACATCTTGTCCCAGTGCTGAGCAGGTGCTGGAGCCGCTGTAACTCTTGATGAACCCTGTTGTGCCCAAGGAAATGAAGTTTTCTCTTCTGTCGTTACGTCAAGATGATGAAGTTTTTCTTATAAAAACTTAAACTTCCCACAACCTCTCATATCTAATTCTGGGATATGTTTTTACTGAAACAGTGCTGTCTTTTGTGAAACTTGAGGTGCCAGTGGGTTGCTTTCAAGACCATGTACCTAATACCAGCTTATCTTTGTATTGGCTTGGGCCAAGTGGTGTGTGGCAGGCAGTCTATGCTTCACACTGCTAGTGCTCTGCCCCCAAGCAGAGCTTATCTTAGTTGGCCAGGCATTACCAGAAGCATCAGCTGTCTCAGGGGGAGCCGGTGTCCCGAGCTCAGCGTGGGGTTCTGTTTACTTGGGTGGTGGTTCTTCCTGCTGTTTTAGTGATAGTGGGAGGTTATGTTGTTTCTCCCAATAACACCAGTAATGAGTGCATCTTTATTACTTAGCATGTCAATTCCAAGCAAGACGGGATGCACCTGTTTCCTAAGCTACTCAgtaggctgagacaggaggatcagttGAGCCCAGaaatttgaggcaagcctgaacaatgtagcaagaccctgtctaaaatcagaaaggaaaaaagatatcTGGTAGCTGCCATTTCTAATCTCAGCCTCAGGAGCCTAAGGCAGGAAAATTACTGTAAGTTTCAGGCTAGCCCAGGCTACATGGTgaatttcaggtcagcctgggctaaagagCAAGACTCTCCAAAAACAGGAGAGTTTGTCAGATGGTTCTGTGGATAAGCACTTGTCACCATGCCTAATGACCCAAGTTCAGTCCTGGGACCCACACAGGAAAAGGTAGAAGCCAACTCTGACCTCCATTCTCAGTCGAtagtgaacacatacatacaactaAATTAATggatgaaaagaaaaagtcactaaGAGGAGGCCTAGCAAAAGAACCTCTTAGGCCAAGCATAGTAGTACAtaagtaatcccagcactcaggaggtagaggcaggagaatgagcTAAAACTGGAGACCAATTTAGGCTACCTTGTGAAGTTACGGCCTTGTCTCAAgcaggaccttgtctcaaataggAAATAGAAACCGGCTAATGACGCTCCTAATCCAagggttttatttttagaactccATCAGATTAGAGAAATAATCCAGAGCCCTTGCTGAGTGTAATGTTCTAAAGTGGCtgatgcagcccaggctggacttaagGTCACTGGGTAGCATTGAACTCCCATCCTTTGCcttcaccttccaagtgctagaattccAGGTATGCGCCACACTTGGCCTTCTTAGAGAATGTTTTCCTGGAAAGCAAAGTGTGCTCAGCCTTGTGGAATTTGGGTGCAGGATAGATTGTGGGGAGTGTTGAGACTGGAGGTAGTCTGCTGTGTGCAGGTGAAGACAGCTAACTAGGTGATGGGCTGCAGGAATTCCTCGTTTCTCCTATTCATGTGCTTGGTTTTTGTGGCTTATTTTTAGACTGGACTATTCAGGGATTGCTCTACTGATAATGGGGAGCTTTGTCCCCTGGCTCTATTACTCCTTCTACTGCTCCCCACAGCCACGGCTCATCTACCTCTCCATCGTCTGTGTCCTGGGCATCTCTGCCATCATTGTGGCACAGTGGGATCGGTTTGCCACACCTAAGCACCGGCAGACAAGAGCAGGTGGGTAGAAATGGGCTTGGTTCTGCATGCCTCTAatccagtggtcctcaaccttcccagtgctgcaacctttaatacagctcctcatgttgtggtgaccccaaccataacattatttcattactacttcattactgtaattttgctactgttacaaatcataatgtaaatatctgttttctgatggtcttaggcagtCCCTTTGACCCTCAAAGAAATCtcgacctacaggttgagaatcatTACTTTAATTCCAGTTACTAAAGAggtcaagttcaaggccagccagatgaccatatctcaaagaaaaagataaaagggctaGAGATAATTTCAGAGAACATTTGCCTTTTGCCTAGTATATGCAaagcctgggttcagtccctagtaccagagagtggagaggagagaaaggaaggggctgGGCAGGTAGGAAGGCAGTGTTGTCAAGCTCAGAGGTATTGGACCATGGCTGAATCCACCCAGCTCTGCATTTTATTTCATGAAATCCATACGAACTGATTTAAACTTGAAAAGTAGTGTGAATTTTCTAAGCTGTTTTCCCTTGATAGTTCAGTTCTAATGGGTCAGGTTATAATATACCTGGTCAGTTAACTTCAAGCTTTAAAGCTTCAGTTAGCTTTGAAGCTTTAAAAATATAGCAAACACAGTCATTTTTAGTGACTGAATCCTAAGCActaagacaagaaaataaaattaacatacccaagccaggtgtggtgatttATGCCcctaatcccagtatttgggaggatGACACAGGAAGATTACATGTGTTCCAAGGCAGCGTGGGCTAAGTACAGgtcaagactctgcctcaaaacaaacataaatgaaACATGTACATACTTTGGAGCGTTTTACCAGGAATGGAGTATCTGGTTTTGTGAATAAATACCTTGAGCATAAACATTAGTAGCAACTAATATAATAGCAAACATTTAGACATCTTCTTTCCTGTTGACTCACTGGATTCTTTAGGTTTTTAATACTTGGAGCAATACTACCAATTAATTACTCTACTTTTCAGAACccttagctctttttttttttcctagttttattttatgtatatgggtggtttgcccacatgtatgtctgtgtgccacttgcatgcctggtgcctgcagaggccagaagaggatattgaaTCTCCTGTAGCATGGGTGCTATGATGAggactgggacttgaacccaggtcctctcaaagagcagccagtactctaaCTGCTGACCTacactctttgtttttgtttttttttagctgacacagggtttttttttttttttatacccctggctttcctggaaccaggctggcctcaaattgagaatcatctgcctctgcctcccaagagcagcagttaaagacatgcaccaccaccacaagAAACCCCCCTCCCAGTATATGCTGCTTTTTAAATCATCAGCTAAGAATGTCAGCCACTGTTTAAACAAGGGCATCTGCAAAGTGGAGAGGATAATCCCTGCCCAGTTCTGGATGGTGTAGGAACAAGTCCTCAGTCCTCCTTTGTTACTTTTTCGTGTCCCTGCAGCTTCAGGCACTGTTCATCCAGTATACACTTCCATCTGTCCAGGTGTTCTGGTTACTTCAGTccttttatgatttaaaaaaaatgtaattttttattaagAACGTTGTATATGTATAGGCTTTTGATCCTGTCTGTTCtcccctccagcttcctgccagaccttcccttccttgtcccctcccaacctcatgcctgttttctgtttttcttggtgttttgttttattaagagCCCAGTTAGTGCTGTCCCTATGCACATGGGAGTGGGGCCACTACTGTAACGTGGGCAACCTCCCGTGGCCAGTTTCCTCCCAGTGGCTCATTTTCCCAGTAACCATCAACTGTCACTAGCTCCTTGGGGATGGGACCTTGTGATCCTTCCCAGGCTGTGCTGGAATTTTGACTGGCTTAATCCTTTGCAGGTTTTTAATGGtccctttttaaaaagatttattgttTACTTATGATTATGAGTGTATCTTAgttgtgtatctgtgcatgtgcCCATGGAGAAAAGTGtggcagttgtgagttgcccaatctggatgctgggaactaacGTGGAAATGTCTGGAAGACCAGCAGATGCCATTACACTGagctctctcttcatctctttctATGATCTTAATGGAAAACCTGCTCTTCTGGGTTTGGAGCCTCTGTGTCGTGGCCATCTAGGATCTGTACAAAGTCAGCTATCAGATGATTTTTaactttctgtgtttgtgtggtttttcaaattctgtttgttttgagaatggGTCTTATTAGGTAGTCCTTACTAggtggaactcagtatgtagaccaagctggcctagaactaaaAATGATAAACTTTCTTCTGCCTACCAAGTTCTGGGGCACCACCATGCTAGCCGCCTCCCTACCcccttattttatttgtatatatgtatgagtttGTGTCTgccatgtgtgcaggtgcccacggaggtcaaaagagagggcacaggatctcctGGACCTTTGAGAACTATCTGCAGACTATTAGCCATCTTTGCCTAAACTTTCTCAAAGTGTATAATTTATAAGAAAACAGTGCTTTTCATAAATACAATTCCAGATTCACAGCAGTGTCTTCCACATAGCTGTTTCCTGCTGACAGTCGtgtctgttctgttcaggagtgTTCCTGGGACTTGGCTTGAGTGGTGTTGTACCCACCATGCACTTTACTATCGCTGAGGGCTTTGTCAAGGCCACCACAGTGGGCCAGATGGGCTGGTTCTTCCTCATGGCTGTGATGTACATCACTGGAGCTGGCCTTTATGCTGCTCGGATTCCTGAGCGCTTCTTTCCTGGAAAATTTGACATATGGGTAAGAAATGACTCCTAGAAGGGTCTGTGATGGTGAGTGACTGGACAAGGTCAAAGCTCTGAGTAGAAGGTGGTAAGAGATCTGGGTCATGAAATATTTGAGTGTAGATTGTGTCTGAAGGAAGAGGATTAGCAAAATCAACACTGATGTCTCTCAGAGTACATTGGTTCTATAACAAGCATCATTTTATGATGTAAAGCATTTTTTAAGGGGGAACCAGAAGAGGCAAGTGCTTCCTCTGACTCCTTTCCATCTCCTAAGCATGGATCTCTGTTTCTTCTTGCAGTTCCAGTCTCATCAGATCTTCCATGTCCTGGTGGTGGCAGCCGCTTTTGTCCACTTCTATGGGGTCTCCAACCTTCAGGAATTCCGTTACGGCCTAGAAGGTGGCTGTACCGACGACTCCCTTCTCTGAGCCTTCCCACCTGAAGGGTGGAGGAGGAACTTCCcaagtgcttttaaaaataacttctttGCTGAAGCAAGAGGAAGAGTCTAAGTTGTCTGTTTCTAGAAGAAACCTCGTAGAGAAGTCAGTAGCAGTGAAGCTTCAGCTCACTGTCCCAGCCACCGGGCAGCGCACTTCACATGTGCGTTCCCGGCAGCCACCTCCACAGGCCACTGCTGGTCCTCCACAGGTAGGACTTGGAGCTCATGTTGAGACTTCACCCATTCCTCCAGccattttggggaaaaaaaatatgaactgGGATTCTTCagaaattatgttttgtttttttcttgaagaaaatATCCCTCCTGTGCCCCATCCTTACACTTTGTTACTTGGCCAATAACAGGCCATCCATTTTTGTAGCACACTTTTCAAAAACAATGATAACCTGGTCCCATCTTTCTAGGGCCTAGATCAGCTCATGTGGCAGGACAAACAAAGCCACTGCCTTGTTGTAGCCCGGCTAATCATGGAAGTATGTCCAGGCTTCAAGTAACttaagtttaaatattttttttcttggcagagtaatgtaaaattaaaatggggaagatatttaatatttaatactaagctttaaaaagaaacctgCTATCATTGCTATGTACCGTGATGCAAAGGCTATGGTGATAATAAAAGAAAGTACAGACAACACTTGGCATTCAGAGAGTTACCGTGTGTCGCAACCATTTGCTCACAGCTTCTGAGGCTTGAGGCTTATGATGACTCCAGCTTCTACTGAAACAAACCTGAATCATTGACAGACTTGTGGGCAGCACATGAGCATAATTCAGTTCCTAGCTCTCATCTCTAATATAGCTTAGTACCACACAGACACCTGATTAGGAGGATTACTGTGCGGACTGGGGATGTCCCTCAGATGATAGAATGTTTGCCTGCAAGCACAAAGCCCTGAGTCTGATCACCGGTATCACATAAATCAGGCGTGATAGTTCACGCCTATAATGGCAACACCAAGGAGGTAATTGTAAACATGAGACTAGTATAgatgagactatctcaaaaacaacaacaaaccattgTGCTATGGtagtgttttggggtttttgtttgttttttcaagacagggttcctctgtgtagtcttgctgtcctgggctcacattatagtccaggcttgcctcaaacttagagatctgcttgccgGGATTAAAGACATTCAGGAcatttggtttttcgagacaaggtctctatgtagcttaggctctcctggaactctgtagaccaggctggtctcaaaatcatagagatc is part of the Meriones unguiculatus strain TT.TT164.6M chromosome 11, Bangor_MerUng_6.1, whole genome shotgun sequence genome and encodes:
- the Adipor1 gene encoding adiponectin receptor protein 1, whose amino-acid sequence is MSSHKGSVVAQGNGAPSSNRETDTVELAELGPLLQEKGKRATTSPAKAEEEQTCPVPQEEEEEVRVLTLPLQAHHAMEKMEEFVYKVWEGRWRVIPYDVLPDWLKDNDYLLHGHRPPMPSFRACFKSIFRIHTETGNIWTHLLGFVLFLFLGILTMLRPNMYFMAPLQEKVVFGMFFLGAVLCLSFSWLFHTVYCHSEKVSRTFSKLDYSGIALLIMGSFVPWLYYSFYCSPQPRLIYLSIVCVLGISAIIVAQWDRFATPKHRQTRAGVFLGLGLSGVVPTMHFTIAEGFVKATTVGQMGWFFLMAVMYITGAGLYAARIPERFFPGKFDIWFQSHQIFHVLVVAAAFVHFYGVSNLQEFRYGLEGGCTDDSLL